One Formosa agariphila KMM 3901 genomic window, TATGGAAACGGCTTTTACTGTATCTGTAGATTTACGCGGAGAAGGTGTAACTACCGGAATTTCTGCTTCAGATAGAGCGCTTACTGTACAAGCTTTAGTAGACCAAGAAACCAAATCGTTTGAATTATCTAGACCAGGACATATTTTCCCATTAGTGGCTAAAGATGGTGGTGTTTTAAGACGCACTGGGCACACAGAAGCGGCTATAGACCTTGCTAGATTAGCGGGATTAGAACCTGCAGGAATGATTGTTGAAATCATGAATGAAGATGGAACTATGGCACGTTTACCTCAGCTTAGAAAAGTTGCCGAGAAGTTTGATTTAAAGATTGTTTCTATTGAAGATTTAGTGGCATATAGAATGCAACACGATTCTTTAATTGAAAAGAAAGAAGATTTCGATATAGAAACGCGTTTCGGAAAGTTCCGATTAAGAGCTTATAAGCAAACCACAAATAATCAAGTGCATATTGCTTTAACCAAAGGCACTTGGAAAACGGATGAACCCGTATTAACGCGTATAAACTCTACTTTAGTTAATAACGATATTCTAGGTACACTAACCAATAATGTGGATGCCAAGTTAGACAGCATGTTTAAAGTGGTTAACGAAGCAGATAGTGGTGCTATACTCTTTATAAACCAAGAGCCAAAAGCGATGAATATCTTAAATCGTTTATCTGCTTTAAAAGATGAACAAAAACCGAATAGCGTTGCTAAAGCACCAAGTGTTGCAATGGATAATAAAGACTTCGGAATTGGAGCTCAGATATTACATGATATAGGAATTCATAAATTACGATTAATCTCGAATAGTAAACACACAAAACGTGTGGGAATGATTGGTTACGGATTAGAAATTATTGATTACGTAAACTATTAATAACAATATACTGCACAAAAAACCACCTCTAAACAGGTGGTTTTTTTATGCGGTGTTTTCATATATTACTCTTATCCTAATACTCTAAGAACTTGTTAGTAGCGATGATTTAATCTGTAGGTTGATGGATTTACAGTTGTAAACTTCTTAAAAAATCTGGAAAAACTACTCATAGAATCGAAGCCTAAAACAAAAGCTAATTCTTTAATTGTGATATCACTTCTTAGCAGTAATAGAGTAAATATGCCGAAGTTTGATATGTGTTTCATGTTGCAAAACTGCAAACATCTAACCAAATGCGTTTGACAACATTTCTAAATAAGCGTGCATAATTGGAAACGAGACTGCCTTAGGAACAAAAACACCATTACATTACACAATATTATCGCTGTTTTGCAAAAATCTCATTTACAGTAGCGACATAATTTCTAGGACTTCCATTTTTCTTAATGGCTTTGTATACCTTCTTTGGATCGTTAAACGATTGCGAAAAGTATTCCCAGAATCCAAGCATTTTCATTTTTATTGGCATGGGTCCAGACAGCGCTTCATCGTATTGTTTATAAATGGTATCGTGAAAGTCTTTAAAAATTTGCCATCTGTTTGTTGGATATTCAGTGGTGTTATTTTTAATCATTTGTGGCAAAAATGGGTCTGCAATTAATCCACGGCCAATCATCCAATGGTCTATACTTGGAAAACGCTCTTGTAAATCGCGATAGGCTTGCACGCTGGTAACATCGCCGTTATAGTATAATTTATGCGGACTTTGGTCTACACATTTTTGAAAAGCATCTAAATCTGTTCCGCCTTTATATAACTGTTTTCCTAAACGCGCATGAATCGCCACATTTTTAATCGGATATTTTTCTAGAATAGGAAATACGTTTAAAATTTCGGAAGGTTCGTCGTATCCCAAACGCATTTTCATAGAAATGGTAATATCACTTTCGTTATGTGCTTTATGAAGCACTTCATCAATTTTCATCGGATTACAAATCAATCCCGAGCCCATCCCCTGCTTTGTAACCATTGGATATGGACAGCCTAAATTCCAGTTTAACTCGGTATATCCTAGAGATGCTATGTATTTAATTACGAAAAGAAACTCGTCCGGGTCGTTCGTCATGACTTGCGGAATCAAGTGCGGAACGGTATTATGCTCTGGATTTAAATCGCGTTGATAATTATTTTTAATCACCATTTTACCATTCATCTTAATGTAAGGCGCATAAAATGTATCTATTCCTCCAAAGGATTGATGAAACGCATTACGGAAACGGAAATCGGTAAATCCTTGTAAAGGCGATGATAAAAGAGTAACGGACATTCAGAAAATATTTTTGCAAAAGTAGTGAAAAACTTCGCTACATAAATTGCCTAGAATCGAGAACCTTCCATGTGGTACCATCTAAATTTGAGTTTAGAAAAATCTGACACGCTAAACGCCTGTTTGGTATGTTGGGAAAATCATTTAAAAGCGTCCGTTCATCGGCAATTATGGCATCTTCATAAACCCCGTTTAATTGCTGAACCATACAGGTTCCGCACCATGCCCTACCTTTACAATCGCCAATATCTTCGGCTAAATTATCGGCAATAAAAGTCATAAGATTTTCATTAGCATTGGGTACAAAAGAAAATGCGTTTAAAACACCATTGCTATCTTCTATGTGGATTGTATACATGCCCATTTTAATACGTTCAAAAATATATGCAACAAGATACAAGACTTAATTGTGCTAGTAATCTTGAATCCTTAAAAAAACAAAAAGCATTCCTAAATATAATCGTTTACAGCCACTATGGTCTGCAACAAATCAGACTAACTTTATTATCTTTAGACATTCAATTATAATTCCAAAAAAACACTTTTAAACAAAACTGTTTTTAGGCTTCAACACCGTCACTTCTATGATTAATGGCATTAATATTTTACCTTTTCAAATTACAAATCAACTTAACAAATTTTACGCACTTCTAGTGTTTTTTATCTTATGTACGCCTAAAATTGAGGCGCAGACGATTCCAAGCAATAGACTTTTAAATATTGAAGAACTTACTAGTGTTTTAAAACCTGAAGTCCGCACTGCATTAGAAACGAATGGTGCTCTTAATGAAGCTAGATTAGCCGAATATTTTAGGGCTAAATTTTCTGAACGTTTCTATTACGATTACAAAACCTTCGATGCGCGTTTTAAAACTTATAACGCCCTTTATAACAACGAAGCCTATCATAAAGAACGCGCATTAGACCACTACAACAAATTCCCCGATTTTGCCGAATGGGAACTACCATTTAACTATCTAAGTGGAGGCCCTGTAGACGCCTATGCACTGAGACATTTGGCAAGACAACATAAAATGGTAGATATTGCCATGTTATACTTTAACGATGGCAAAGACCCTAAATATATAAGGTATTTTGTTGAACAAATGCGTTCGCTAAACTTTGCGCTTGAATCCGAAAATTTTGAAACTATTGAAGGCGGAAATGGCGTTTACGAGGTGTACCGCGCAGGTTACAGGATTACCAATTGGCTGTGGATTCATAATATGTTTTTAAGCGACAAGACCTATACCGATGCCGACCAAATACAAACCATCGCCACCTTGCTCCAGCATGGTCAGGACCTTTACGAAAACAATACCGAGTTTCGCGCAGGAAATCACCAAACCAAAGGGATGTCGGCTTTAGGTGCGTTATCTATTTTACTACGTGATTTTCAAGGTACCGATGCTTGGTACGATAGAGCGATGTTACGATTAAGCGAACATTTAGAAAAAGAAATTAACCCTGATGGTTTCCAATTCGAGCGTTCTGTACATTACCATATGGCAGATATTAACAACTACTTTTACACCTATCAATTAACTAAAATCAATAATATAAAAGTTGACCAAGCTTGGGAAGATAAATTAAAATCATTGTTTACCACGCTTCCAAAAATTGCTTATCCAGACAAAAGTGCTCCAGTTTTGCAAGACGATACGAGAGAACCTTGGGCAGAATCTAACGATATTTCTGGTGCGTTAACACTTGGTTATTTATTGTACGACGACCCGAGTTTTGGGTACTTCGCAACCAACAAAGTCGAACAAAGCATGTATTGGTTTTTAACCAACAAACAGGTTGAACAATTAAATAACATTGAAAAGAAACGTCCTGAATATGGCTCACTGGCGTTTAAAGATACCGAGTATTACATTATGAGACAAGGTTGGGACGCTAATGACGACATGATGATTATTAGTGCTGGTGTAGATGCCGAGAAGCCAGACCACCAACATGGCGATATTTTAGGAATCCAGGCCATGGCAAACGGACAAGTTATTCTACCCAATTACCAAGTGAGATACTCGCTTAAGGATTTTGATGTATTTAAAAATTCGATGGTAAAAAATGTCGCGCTTGTTGATGATGAATTACTAGGAAAAGAATGGACATCGAACAAAGGCGGAAGCGGTTTTGGAAAGTTTAAGAATTTACCAACTCCGAAAACCATTGCTTGGAATACGAATGACGAGTATGATTTTTTTGTGGGAACACACGATGGTTTCGAAAACATAGGCGTGAACTACTCGCGTCAGGTGATTTATGTTAAAGATGAATTTTGGATTGTAAAAGACAACTTTCAATCTGATGCCACTCACGATTACAAACAAGTATGGCAAGGCCATTACACTTCCGAATTGGGTTCAGACCTTATTCGTGCTTCATTCCCAGATGCCGTAGGTAGCGATATTTTTCAACTTAACCCTACAGATACTGCTGAGACATCTGGAGCTAATGGTAAAAATTGGACAGTAATTACAAAGAACAAACAACAAAATTTTGATTTCTTAACGGTTATTTTGCCATATCAAGGCTACAATAATGGTATTGACCATACTCAAAAAGAAATCACTTTAAAAAGTTGGAAAGTACTTACTTTTCCATGGGGAACACATGGAGACGACACCACACTAGTTGCCGTGAACGGGGCCTGTTTTGCTTTTGGGATTAAGGAGATGAGTTTAAAAGGTATCACGGTAGATACCTCTGTAGAAACCGATTTATATCTGTCTGAAAAAGAGGATAAATTACACGTTAGATTACTGGGAGACAAAGCAACAACAATTATAGTAAATAAGAATGATAGTCTTAAAGCCACTTTAAACCCCGGCGAATCACATATTTTTAATATAAATTACAGATAATAAATTTACGCACATGAGAAACCTGCTACTTATTTGTTTTGCCGTATTGTTATGCGCTTGCAATCAAGGTAAAAAAAAGCAACAGACGGTTGAAACGTCTAGCACTGCTACGGAAAAACAATCTGAAGATTTTGATTGGTTGCTCGGGCAATGGAAACGTTTAGATGAGGAAGTGGGCCAAGATACTTTTGAAAATTGGGAGAAAATTAATGCGTCAGAATATTCAGGAATCGGTTTTACCATGCAAGATGGAGATACTATAAGTCAGGAAAAAATTCGTCTTCTAAAAGTAGATGACATTTGGAATTTAAATGTGAAGGCTCCAGGAGAAGAGTATTGGACAATCTTTAAAGGCATGAACCACAATTCACATTCTTTTGTTTGTGAAAATACTGAAATCGAATTTCCAAATCGCATTAAATATTGGATAGATGAATACACGTTACATGCTTTGGTCTCTGGAAGTGATATGGAAATAGCTTTCGAATTCGAAAAATTAAATTAAAAGTTTTTAACCCATATATTAAACAAGGCATGAATCTAATAAAATTCATGCCTTATCTTTTAAAATCCAAAGCCTAGACCAAAAGAAACGCGCACACCATCTACCGA contains:
- the ribB gene encoding 3,4-dihydroxy-2-butanone-4-phosphate synthase, whose protein sequence is MMTDTKEKTSSTFKLHTIQEAIDDIRNGKVIIVVDDEDRENEGDFVAAASKATPEMVNFMATHGRGLICAPLTESRCKELDLHMMVTNNTDHMETAFTVSVDLRGEGVTTGISASDRALTVQALVDQETKSFELSRPGHIFPLVAKDGGVLRRTGHTEAAIDLARLAGLEPAGMIVEIMNEDGTMARLPQLRKVAEKFDLKIVSIEDLVAYRMQHDSLIEKKEDFDIETRFGKFRLRAYKQTTNNQVHIALTKGTWKTDEPVLTRINSTLVNNDILGTLTNNVDAKLDSMFKVVNEADSGAILFINQEPKAMNILNRLSALKDEQKPNSVAKAPSVAMDNKDFGIGAQILHDIGIHKLRLISNSKHTKRVGMIGYGLEIIDYVNY
- a CDS encoding helix-turn-helix domain-containing protein — its product is MKHISNFGIFTLLLLRSDITIKELAFVLGFDSMSSFSRFFKKFTTVNPSTYRLNHRY
- a CDS encoding tRNA dihydrouridine synthase, translating into MSVTLLSSPLQGFTDFRFRNAFHQSFGGIDTFYAPYIKMNGKMVIKNNYQRDLNPEHNTVPHLIPQVMTNDPDEFLFVIKYIASLGYTELNWNLGCPYPMVTKQGMGSGLICNPMKIDEVLHKAHNESDITISMKMRLGYDEPSEILNVFPILEKYPIKNVAIHARLGKQLYKGGTDLDAFQKCVDQSPHKLYYNGDVTSVQAYRDLQERFPSIDHWMIGRGLIADPFLPQMIKNNTTEYPTNRWQIFKDFHDTIYKQYDEALSGPMPIKMKMLGFWEYFSQSFNDPKKVYKAIKKNGSPRNYVATVNEIFAKQR
- a CDS encoding 2Fe-2S iron-sulfur cluster-binding protein produces the protein MYTIHIEDSNGVLNAFSFVPNANENLMTFIADNLAEDIGDCKGRAWCGTCMVQQLNGVYEDAIIADERTLLNDFPNIPNRRLACQIFLNSNLDGTTWKVLDSRQFM
- a CDS encoding heparinase II/III family protein, whose amino-acid sequence is MINGINILPFQITNQLNKFYALLVFFILCTPKIEAQTIPSNRLLNIEELTSVLKPEVRTALETNGALNEARLAEYFRAKFSERFYYDYKTFDARFKTYNALYNNEAYHKERALDHYNKFPDFAEWELPFNYLSGGPVDAYALRHLARQHKMVDIAMLYFNDGKDPKYIRYFVEQMRSLNFALESENFETIEGGNGVYEVYRAGYRITNWLWIHNMFLSDKTYTDADQIQTIATLLQHGQDLYENNTEFRAGNHQTKGMSALGALSILLRDFQGTDAWYDRAMLRLSEHLEKEINPDGFQFERSVHYHMADINNYFYTYQLTKINNIKVDQAWEDKLKSLFTTLPKIAYPDKSAPVLQDDTREPWAESNDISGALTLGYLLYDDPSFGYFATNKVEQSMYWFLTNKQVEQLNNIEKKRPEYGSLAFKDTEYYIMRQGWDANDDMMIISAGVDAEKPDHQHGDILGIQAMANGQVILPNYQVRYSLKDFDVFKNSMVKNVALVDDELLGKEWTSNKGGSGFGKFKNLPTPKTIAWNTNDEYDFFVGTHDGFENIGVNYSRQVIYVKDEFWIVKDNFQSDATHDYKQVWQGHYTSELGSDLIRASFPDAVGSDIFQLNPTDTAETSGANGKNWTVITKNKQQNFDFLTVILPYQGYNNGIDHTQKEITLKSWKVLTFPWGTHGDDTTLVAVNGACFAFGIKEMSLKGITVDTSVETDLYLSEKEDKLHVRLLGDKATTIIVNKNDSLKATLNPGESHIFNINYR